One genomic window of Moorella glycerini includes the following:
- a CDS encoding gluconeogenesis factor YvcK family protein yields the protein MEGLKWLYPGLKIKRWLLLAAVGLFLLVSGLTVILGVTLLASAERGVTWFILHTLGALGSPLLGGVMAAGLGLALIILGVQRLAGAVFKVLLPGNTCNPWQLFYRRQYLAKGPHIVAIGGGTGLAVLLRGLKKYTRNLTAIVTVADDGGSSGRLRQELKIPPPGDIRNCLVALADTESLMEDLFSYRFYQGEGLAGHSLGNLLLAAMTDMAGDFDRAIQELARVLAVGGRVIPSTTSHVVLGAELADGTTILGESNIPRAGKRIKRVFLQPATCRPPAAALEAIHKADAIIIGPGSLYTSVLPNLLVRGLTEALRQSPAPVFYVCNIMTQPGETDGYTVADHLQALIDHCGPGLVDVVIAHRGPISRGALRRYGEKGARPVLINGPAVARMGVELRTGWLVDETHVVRHHPERLAGLIMEEFYRHHSRRRQRLIYLVREKFRNLAH from the coding sequence GTGGAGGGTTTAAAGTGGCTTTACCCGGGTTTAAAGATTAAACGCTGGCTGCTGCTGGCTGCCGTGGGCCTGTTTTTGCTGGTTTCCGGGTTAACAGTTATCCTGGGGGTTACTTTATTAGCCTCGGCGGAAAGGGGCGTTACCTGGTTTATCCTCCATACCCTGGGGGCCCTGGGCTCGCCCTTGCTGGGCGGGGTGATGGCTGCCGGCCTGGGTCTGGCCCTGATTATTCTGGGGGTCCAGCGCCTGGCTGGTGCGGTTTTTAAAGTCCTGTTGCCCGGCAATACCTGTAACCCCTGGCAACTTTTTTACCGGCGCCAGTACCTGGCGAAAGGACCCCATATAGTAGCTATTGGCGGGGGTACGGGCCTGGCCGTCCTCCTGCGGGGGTTGAAAAAATACACCCGCAATCTCACGGCCATTGTCACCGTAGCCGACGACGGCGGCAGCTCCGGCCGCCTGCGCCAGGAGTTAAAAATTCCGCCACCGGGGGATATTCGTAACTGCCTGGTGGCCCTGGCCGATACTGAAAGCCTGATGGAGGATCTTTTCAGTTACCGCTTTTACCAGGGAGAGGGCCTGGCCGGCCACAGCCTGGGAAATCTGCTGCTGGCGGCTATGACGGATATGGCCGGTGATTTTGACCGTGCCATCCAGGAACTGGCCCGGGTGCTGGCGGTTGGCGGCCGGGTTATTCCTTCCACTACCAGCCATGTCGTCCTGGGAGCCGAACTGGCTGACGGTACCACCATCCTGGGGGAAAGCAATATCCCCCGGGCCGGCAAGCGCATTAAAAGGGTGTTTTTACAACCGGCCACCTGCCGGCCGCCGGCAGCCGCCCTGGAGGCTATACATAAGGCTGATGCCATCATTATCGGCCCGGGAAGCCTCTATACCAGCGTCCTGCCCAATTTACTTGTGCGCGGTTTGACTGAAGCTTTACGCCAGTCCCCGGCACCGGTGTTTTATGTCTGCAATATCATGACCCAGCCGGGGGAAACTGACGGCTATACAGTAGCCGATCACCTGCAGGCTCTTATTGATCACTGCGGCCCGGGCCTGGTGGATGTAGTTATTGCCCATCGCGGCCCTATTTCCCGCGGTGCCCTGCGGCGTTACGGCGAAAAGGGGGCGCGCCCGGTGCTGATTAACGGGCCGGCGGTGGCCAGGATGGGCGTTGAGCTCCGTACGGGCTGGCTGGTGGACGAGACCCATGTAGTCCGGCACCACCCTGAACGCCTGGCCGGCTTGATTATGGAAGAATTTTACCGCCACCATTCCCGGCGCCGGCAGCGCCTTATATACCTGGTCCGGGAGAAGTTTCGTAACCTGGCCCATTAA
- the whiA gene encoding DNA-binding protein WhiA translates to MNRTGIKYSGVGLMAISFSFETKEELARVKKRRPCCAEAELLAILRQGNLAGLPGEGVILLATTHAAIARRVYSLARAVLGLPVKVQTERRSGKGRPVFKVLTPAGVEALQAWLAARTGAPAHQCCRAAYLRGTFLVTGSVNKPSATHHLEFLLDGEEEAARLQEIIQQLELQPRLSRRQRGLVLYLKDSEQIVRALSLMGAHSAVLAYENALIFKEMRNRVNRLVNCETANLSKTVETGLRQAENIRYLVATLGWDGLPAGLQEIAALRLQHPEASLKELGEMLVPPVGKSGVNHRLRRLEYLTRQVRARRGEIDAAHDNLPC, encoded by the coding sequence ATGAACCGTACAGGAATAAAATATTCCGGAGTGGGGCTAATGGCGATATCCTTCTCCTTCGAAACCAAAGAAGAACTGGCCCGGGTAAAAAAACGGCGGCCCTGCTGCGCTGAGGCCGAACTGCTCGCCATTTTACGCCAGGGTAACCTGGCCGGTTTACCGGGGGAGGGGGTAATCCTGCTGGCAACCACCCACGCTGCCATAGCCAGGAGGGTTTACTCCCTGGCCAGGGCAGTGCTGGGCCTGCCGGTCAAAGTACAAACTGAGCGCCGGAGCGGTAAAGGCCGGCCGGTTTTTAAGGTTTTAACTCCGGCCGGGGTAGAAGCATTGCAGGCCTGGCTGGCCGCCAGGACCGGGGCGCCGGCGCACCAGTGCTGCCGGGCCGCCTACCTCCGGGGTACCTTCCTGGTAACCGGCTCCGTCAATAAACCATCGGCAACCCATCACCTGGAATTTCTCCTCGATGGGGAGGAGGAAGCTGCCCGCCTCCAGGAGATTATCCAGCAACTGGAACTCCAGCCCCGTCTCAGCCGGCGCCAGCGCGGGCTGGTCCTTTACCTGAAAGACAGCGAGCAAATTGTCCGGGCTTTAAGCCTCATGGGGGCCCACAGTGCCGTCCTGGCCTATGAGAACGCCCTCATCTTTAAAGAAATGCGTAACCGGGTCAACCGCCTGGTAAACTGCGAGACGGCCAACTTGAGCAAGACCGTAGAGACGGGTTTACGCCAGGCAGAAAATATCCGCTACCTGGTGGCCACCCTGGGCTGGGATGGATTACCTGCCGGCTTGCAGGAGATAGCTGCTTTACGTCTCCAGCACCCGGAAGCAAGTTTAAAGGAACTGGGGGAAATGCTGGTACCGCCGGTAGGGAAGTCAGGGGTCAACCATCGCCTGCGCCGCCTGGAATACTTAACCAGGCAGGTGCGGGCCCGGAGGGGGGAAATAGATGCGGCGCACGATAACCTACCCTGTTAA
- a CDS encoding acyltransferase, producing the protein MRRTITYPVNGHNAMASWRRVAPLWRVAWNFFWIELSRFLPFLRLKSWLLRHLVGMDVAPTAAIGVMAMPDILRPDLIHIGPESIIGYNVTILTHEFLPRAYRLGAVEIGAWVLIGANVTILPGVRIGDGAIVGAGAVVTRDVPAGTMVGGVPARVIGRLDGDTRTCRPGPPLSLEQETAPWKEMTGGEENNGK; encoded by the coding sequence ATGCGGCGCACGATAACCTACCCTGTTAACGGTCATAACGCCATGGCCTCCTGGCGCCGGGTTGCTCCTTTATGGCGGGTAGCCTGGAATTTTTTTTGGATTGAACTCAGCCGCTTTTTACCCTTTTTGCGCCTGAAAAGCTGGCTTTTACGCCACCTGGTAGGGATGGATGTAGCGCCGACGGCTGCCATAGGGGTTATGGCCATGCCGGATATCTTAAGGCCGGATCTCATTCATATTGGCCCCGAGAGTATTATTGGTTATAATGTCACTATTCTGACCCACGAGTTTTTACCCCGCGCCTACCGCCTGGGGGCAGTGGAAATTGGCGCCTGGGTTCTCATTGGAGCCAATGTCACCATTTTACCAGGAGTGCGCATTGGCGATGGAGCCATTGTTGGTGCCGGAGCGGTAGTTACCCGGGATGTCCCGGCAGGGACCATGGTCGGCGGCGTCCCGGCGCGGGTGATAGGCAGGTTGGATGGGGACACCCGGACATGTCGCCCGGGGCCGCCCCTTTCTCTGGAACAGGAAACTGCTCCCTGGAAGGAGATGACCGGTGGGGAGGAAAACAATGGGAAATAA
- a CDS encoding DUF1405 domain-containing protein encodes MGNNWLKHLLWEAPYQNWFLVTLAVINLLGSIYGYYWYREQLASTPLIWWPFTPDSPLATTLFGLALILAFYRRESGLLRLVAATAVIKYGLWAMVIISDYWLAGARVTVVEAGLWLSHLAMMVEGFLFLRHWPVAPWQLTLVVLWLGLNDFVDYGLGLHPYLFSPGQESLALATAVGLSLALTFYLARAINWSRGQEK; translated from the coding sequence ATGGGAAATAACTGGTTAAAACACCTTCTCTGGGAAGCGCCCTACCAGAACTGGTTCCTGGTTACCCTGGCGGTTATCAATCTCCTGGGGTCTATTTATGGTTACTACTGGTACCGGGAGCAACTGGCCAGTACTCCTTTAATATGGTGGCCCTTTACCCCCGATAGTCCCCTGGCGACAACCCTTTTCGGCCTGGCCCTGATCCTGGCATTCTACCGCCGGGAAAGCGGCCTGCTGCGGCTGGTGGCAGCAACGGCAGTGATCAAATACGGCCTGTGGGCGATGGTAATCATAAGTGATTACTGGCTGGCAGGTGCCCGGGTGACGGTGGTAGAGGCCGGCCTGTGGCTATCCCACCTGGCGATGATGGTCGAAGGCTTCCTCTTCCTGCGGCACTGGCCGGTCGCTCCCTGGCAGCTAACCCTGGTGGTCCTGTGGTTGGGGTTAAATGACTTCGTTGACTATGGCCTGGGGCTGCACCCCTATCTCTTCAGCCCCGGCCAGGAAAGCCTGGCCCTGGCAACGGCCGTGGGCTTGAGCCTGGCCTTAACCTTTTACCTGGCCCGGGCAATAAATTGGTCCCGCGGGCAGGAAAAATAG
- the rpoN gene encoding RNA polymerase factor sigma-54, whose translation MRERLGLNLEQAQKLIMTPELRQAIVVLQLSTLELAEYVQQELQENPLLEVRDEEEVAAVDELVDDHEPFEIDWQEYFQDGSDLGYVGVPREERPEWNHQNLLTGQPTLQDHLLLQLKIAASTTRELEIGTFLIGNLDANGYLKISLKEAAACLKVSPAAVWRVLQLIQHFDPPGVGARNLTECLLLQLRQREDAPPGTEKIIRHFLTDVAEGRLTRIARRLNMSLPAVQAVVDYIRTLDPKPGRSFGGGQENRYIVPDVIIERVGRDYVVLVNDLAMPRLGINPLYQALMRQEGICDEATRRFIESKLNAAAWLIRSLEQRRLTLYRVVNCLVQEQREFLDKGIKYLKPLTMRQVAASLGIHESTVSRATANKYVQTPQGVFELKFFFASGVEKKGGAAAAESIKKMIAEAISREDAANPLTDLQLQELLQQQGIKISRRTVAKYRDEQGIPAAAKRKRY comes from the coding sequence ATGCGCGAACGTTTAGGCCTTAACCTGGAACAGGCGCAAAAGTTAATCATGACGCCGGAACTGCGCCAGGCCATTGTTGTCCTGCAGCTCTCCACCCTGGAGCTGGCTGAATACGTCCAGCAGGAACTCCAGGAAAACCCGTTACTGGAAGTAAGGGACGAGGAAGAAGTTGCCGCGGTCGATGAACTGGTAGACGATCATGAGCCCTTCGAAATTGACTGGCAGGAATATTTCCAGGACGGCAGCGATTTGGGTTATGTCGGCGTTCCCCGGGAGGAACGCCCGGAATGGAATCACCAGAACCTCCTGACCGGCCAGCCTACGCTGCAGGATCATTTACTGCTCCAGTTAAAAATAGCGGCCTCGACAACCCGCGAGCTGGAGATTGGGACGTTCTTAATCGGCAATTTAGACGCTAACGGTTACCTGAAGATTAGCCTGAAGGAAGCAGCCGCCTGTTTAAAGGTTTCCCCTGCGGCCGTCTGGCGGGTACTGCAGTTAATCCAGCATTTTGATCCCCCCGGGGTAGGAGCCAGAAACCTTACGGAGTGCCTGCTCCTCCAGCTGCGCCAGCGGGAAGATGCTCCCCCGGGAACGGAAAAAATTATTCGCCACTTTTTAACCGATGTTGCTGAGGGGCGGCTGACCCGTATTGCCCGGCGCCTGAACATGAGTCTCCCGGCTGTCCAGGCGGTGGTGGATTATATCCGCACCCTGGACCCCAAGCCGGGTCGCTCCTTTGGCGGCGGCCAGGAGAACCGCTATATCGTACCCGATGTAATCATTGAGCGGGTGGGTAGGGATTACGTGGTCCTGGTCAATGACCTGGCCATGCCCCGGCTGGGCATTAACCCCCTTTACCAGGCCTTAATGCGCCAGGAGGGGATTTGCGACGAGGCAACCCGGCGTTTCATAGAAAGCAAGCTCAATGCCGCGGCCTGGCTTATTCGCAGCCTGGAGCAGCGCCGGCTGACCCTTTACCGGGTGGTCAACTGCCTGGTGCAAGAGCAGCGGGAATTCCTGGATAAAGGTATAAAATACCTGAAGCCCCTGACCATGCGCCAGGTGGCCGCATCCTTAGGCATCCATGAATCTACCGTCAGCCGGGCGACGGCCAATAAATATGTCCAGACGCCCCAGGGAGTCTTTGAATTAAAATTTTTCTTCGCCAGCGGCGTGGAAAAAAAGGGCGGCGCTGCTGCCGCCGAAAGTATCAAAAAAATGATTGCCGAAGCCATCAGCCGGGAAGATGCCGCCAATCCCCTGACGGACTTGCAGTTGCAGGAACTGCTGCAGCAGCAGGGGATCAAGATATCCCGGCGGACGGTGGCCAAGTACCGCGACGAGCAGGGCATTCCCGCCGCTGCCAAAAGAAAACGTTACTAG
- the gap gene encoding type I glyceraldehyde-3-phosphate dehydrogenase has product MAVKVGINGFGRIGRLVFRASLEKPELEVVAINDITDVQTNAHLLKYDSVHGRLNASVEAREDSIVVNGRSIKVIAERDPAKLPWKDLGVDIVIESTGVFTDATKAAAHRQAGAKKVIITAPAKNEDITIVMGVNNDKYDPARHHVVSNASCTTNCLAPVAKVLHENFTILRGLMTTAHSYTNDQRILDLTHKDLRRARAGALSIIPTTTGAAKAIGLVLPELKGKLNGLAMRVPTPNVSVVDLVVDLEKPATVESINAALKAAAEGPMQGILGYCEEPLVSRDFNGDPRSSIVDALSTMVIDGTLAKVVAWYDNEWAYSKRVVDLAAFMAAKGL; this is encoded by the coding sequence ATGGCAGTCAAAGTAGGTATTAATGGATTTGGGCGGATCGGCCGCCTGGTATTCCGGGCTTCCCTGGAGAAACCGGAACTGGAAGTTGTAGCCATCAACGACATTACCGACGTCCAGACCAATGCCCACCTCTTGAAGTATGATTCCGTCCATGGTCGCCTCAATGCTTCTGTTGAGGCCAGGGAAGATAGTATCGTTGTTAACGGCCGCTCCATTAAGGTTATCGCCGAACGGGACCCGGCCAAACTCCCCTGGAAGGACCTGGGTGTAGATATTGTCATTGAATCTACCGGCGTCTTCACCGATGCCACCAAAGCGGCGGCCCACCGCCAGGCAGGGGCCAAAAAGGTCATTATTACCGCCCCGGCCAAAAACGAAGATATCACCATCGTCATGGGCGTCAATAATGACAAGTATGATCCCGCCCGGCACCATGTTGTTTCCAATGCCTCTTGCACCACCAACTGCCTGGCTCCTGTGGCCAAGGTCCTGCATGAAAACTTTACCATTCTAAGGGGCCTGATGACTACCGCCCACTCCTATACCAACGACCAGCGCATCCTCGACCTGACCCATAAAGACCTGCGGCGGGCCCGGGCCGGTGCCCTTTCCATCATTCCCACCACCACCGGCGCTGCCAAGGCCATTGGCCTGGTTTTACCCGAACTGAAGGGTAAATTGAACGGACTGGCCATGCGGGTGCCCACCCCCAACGTTTCCGTCGTTGACCTGGTAGTGGACCTGGAAAAACCGGCCACGGTAGAAAGCATCAATGCCGCCCTGAAGGCTGCCGCCGAGGGTCCCATGCAGGGTATCCTGGGTTACTGCGAAGAACCCCTGGTTTCCCGCGATTTCAACGGCGACCCGCGTTCCTCCATTGTCGATGCCCTGTCCACCATGGTTATCGATGGCACCCTGGCCAAGGTGGTGGCCTGGTACGACAACGAGTGGGCCTACTCCAAACGGGTCGTCGACCTGGCGGCCTTTATGGCTGCTAAAGGGCTGTAA
- a CDS encoding phosphoglycerate kinase, protein MAKLTLKDLELNNKRVLVRVDFNVPLEAGRVTDNTRIRAALPTIQYLIDHDARVILMSHLGRPKGKVKEELRLDPVARELEGLLGRPVHKVNDCIGPEVEAAVAALKPGEVLLLENLRFYPEEEKNDPEFARKLASLADLYVNDAFGAAHRAHASTEGVAHYLPAAAGFLLQKEIETLGKALADPERPFVAIIGGAKVSDKISVIRNLLTKVDTLIIGGGMANTFLRAKGYAMGKSLVEEDQVPLARELMATAEQQGVKLLLPRDLVVAQEFKADAPHQVVATSAVPDGWMALDIGPETAREFASALTGARTVVWNGPMGVFEMDPFARGTEAVARAVAAVDGMTIVGGGDSVAAVEKMGVAEKIGHISTGGGASLEFLEGKALPGVVALTEK, encoded by the coding sequence GTGGCCAAGTTAACCCTGAAGGACCTGGAGCTCAATAATAAACGGGTACTGGTGCGGGTCGACTTCAACGTTCCCCTGGAGGCAGGCCGGGTAACCGACAACACCCGCATCCGGGCAGCCCTGCCGACCATCCAGTACCTCATTGACCACGACGCCCGGGTAATCCTCATGTCCCACCTGGGGCGCCCCAAGGGCAAAGTCAAGGAAGAGCTGCGCCTGGACCCGGTGGCTAGAGAACTGGAAGGCCTCCTCGGCCGGCCGGTACATAAGGTCAACGATTGTATTGGCCCCGAAGTGGAGGCCGCGGTAGCGGCTCTAAAACCCGGCGAGGTTCTCCTCCTGGAAAACCTGCGCTTTTACCCGGAAGAAGAGAAAAACGACCCCGAATTTGCCAGGAAGCTGGCCTCCCTGGCCGACCTTTACGTCAACGACGCCTTCGGCGCCGCCCACCGCGCCCATGCTTCCACCGAAGGCGTGGCCCACTACCTGCCGGCGGCGGCCGGGTTCCTGCTGCAGAAGGAAATCGAAACCCTGGGCAAGGCCCTGGCCGACCCGGAACGCCCCTTTGTAGCCATTATCGGCGGGGCCAAGGTATCCGACAAAATCAGCGTTATCCGTAACCTCCTCACCAAGGTGGATACCCTGATTATCGGCGGCGGTATGGCCAATACCTTTTTGCGGGCTAAAGGTTATGCCATGGGCAAGTCCCTGGTGGAAGAGGACCAGGTCCCCCTGGCCAGGGAGCTTATGGCAACGGCAGAGCAGCAGGGGGTAAAGCTGCTGCTGCCCCGGGACCTGGTGGTGGCCCAGGAGTTCAAGGCCGATGCCCCCCACCAGGTAGTGGCTACCAGCGCTGTCCCCGACGGTTGGATGGCCCTGGACATCGGCCCCGAAACGGCGCGGGAGTTTGCCAGTGCTTTGACCGGCGCCCGGACCGTTGTCTGGAACGGGCCCATGGGCGTCTTTGAAATGGATCCCTTTGCCCGCGGCACCGAGGCTGTGGCCCGGGCTGTGGCGGCCGTGGACGGCATGACCATCGTCGGCGGCGGGGATTCCGTGGCGGCTGTGGAAAAGATGGGTGTGGCAGAGAAAATAGGGCATATCTCCACCGGCGGTGGCGCATCCCTGGAGTTCCTGGAAGGCAAGGCCCTCCCCGGGGTAGTAGCCCTGACGGAAAAATAG
- the tpiA gene encoding triose-phosphate isomerase, translating to MRRPVIAGNWKMHNTTEKARELVTLLRPLVGTTGVEVVVCPPFTAIAATVNAAAGSNISVGAQDLFWEDWGAYTGEVSGPMLKDLGCRYVIIGHSERRQYFGETDATVNKKLHAALRHELVPIVCVGETLAEREAGKTLDVVRRQVQEGLQGLVPGQVETLVVAYEPVWAIGTGRTATAADAQEVIAFIRETLRAMYGEEAQATRIQYGGSVKPENIAELMAQPDIDGALVGGASLDAISFAAIVNYKEH from the coding sequence TTGCGCCGACCGGTTATTGCCGGCAACTGGAAGATGCATAATACTACCGAAAAAGCCAGGGAGCTGGTTACCCTGTTAAGGCCCCTGGTAGGCACCACCGGCGTGGAAGTAGTCGTCTGCCCGCCCTTCACGGCCATAGCGGCAACGGTCAATGCTGCTGCCGGTTCCAATATCTCGGTAGGCGCCCAGGACCTTTTCTGGGAAGACTGGGGTGCCTATACCGGTGAAGTGTCCGGCCCCATGCTGAAGGATCTGGGTTGCCGTTATGTCATTATAGGCCATTCCGAGCGCCGCCAGTACTTTGGCGAGACCGATGCCACCGTCAATAAAAAGCTCCATGCTGCCCTGCGCCACGAGCTGGTCCCCATCGTCTGCGTCGGCGAAACCCTGGCCGAAAGGGAAGCCGGAAAGACCCTGGACGTGGTCCGCCGCCAGGTGCAGGAGGGTTTGCAGGGGCTGGTACCAGGCCAGGTGGAAACCCTGGTGGTGGCCTATGAACCCGTCTGGGCCATTGGCACCGGCCGGACGGCTACGGCAGCCGACGCCCAGGAGGTCATCGCCTTTATCCGGGAGACGTTACGGGCCATGTATGGCGAAGAGGCGCAGGCCACCCGCATCCAGTACGGCGGCAGCGTCAAGCCGGAAAATATTGCCGAGCTCATGGCCCAGCCGGATATTGACGGCGCCCTGGTAGGGGGCGCCAGCCTGGATGCCATTTCCTTTGCGGCCATTGTCAACTATAAAGAACACTAG
- the gpmI gene encoding 2,3-bisphosphoglycerate-independent phosphoglycerate mutase: MLMILDGFGLGRPGEGNAISQGRLPNYRRLLAEYPHTRLQASGEAVGLPAGQMGNSEVGHLNIGAGRIVYQELTRITRAIRDGSFFTNEVLLAAVRAAKERGGALHLMGLVSDGGVHSHLEHLYALLELAQREGLDQVYIHAFLDGRDVPPASAAGYLEQVEAECRQRGIGAVASIMGRYYAMDRDRRWERTERAYRALVVGEGHHFPSAAAAIQASYDRDITDEFVEPAVITREDRPLAVVRDKDSVIFFNFRADRARQLTRAFVDREFEPFDRPGGRLDIQFVCLTQYDVTIPAPVAFPPQVLTNVLGEVIASNGLKQLRIAETEKYAHVTFFFNGGVEEPFPGEDRLLIPSPKVATYDQKPSMSAREVTDAVLERLDRYDFIVLNFANPDMVGHTGDLAAAIAAVETVDECIGRIAAAMEERRAPLLVTADHGNAEEMREPDGEPHTAHTSNLVPFILVDAGYRGTALREGALEDVAPTVLEILGLPQPAEMTGKSLIEKAN, encoded by the coding sequence ATGTTAATGATCCTCGACGGTTTCGGCCTGGGTCGCCCGGGGGAAGGCAATGCCATCAGCCAGGGCCGTTTACCCAATTACCGCCGGCTGCTGGCCGAATACCCCCATACCCGCCTCCAGGCTTCCGGGGAAGCCGTGGGCCTGCCGGCAGGCCAGATGGGCAACTCCGAAGTCGGCCACTTGAATATTGGCGCCGGCCGCATTGTCTACCAGGAACTGACCCGGATAACCAGGGCCATCCGCGACGGCTCTTTTTTTACCAATGAAGTGCTCCTGGCGGCGGTGCGGGCGGCAAAGGAACGGGGTGGCGCCCTGCACTTGATGGGCCTGGTCTCCGACGGCGGCGTCCACAGCCACCTGGAGCACCTGTATGCCCTCCTGGAACTGGCCCAAAGGGAAGGTCTGGATCAAGTTTACATCCATGCCTTCCTGGACGGCCGCGACGTGCCCCCGGCCAGTGCCGCCGGGTACCTGGAGCAGGTGGAGGCAGAGTGCCGGCAGCGGGGGATAGGGGCCGTCGCCAGCATCATGGGCCGTTACTACGCCATGGACCGGGACCGGCGCTGGGAGCGCACGGAGCGGGCCTACCGGGCCCTGGTAGTGGGAGAAGGCCACCACTTCCCTTCCGCGGCGGCGGCCATCCAGGCTTCTTATGACCGGGACATTACCGATGAATTCGTGGAGCCTGCCGTAATCACCCGTGAAGACAGGCCCCTGGCGGTAGTCCGGGATAAGGACAGCGTGATTTTCTTTAACTTCCGCGCCGACCGGGCACGGCAGCTAACCCGCGCCTTTGTGGACAGGGAGTTCGAACCCTTTGACCGTCCCGGCGGGCGCCTGGACATCCAGTTTGTCTGCCTGACCCAGTACGACGTCACCATCCCGGCGCCGGTAGCCTTCCCGCCTCAGGTTTTAACCAACGTCCTGGGAGAGGTCATAGCCAGTAACGGGTTGAAGCAGCTGCGCATTGCCGAGACGGAAAAGTACGCCCACGTCACCTTTTTCTTTAACGGCGGCGTGGAAGAACCCTTCCCCGGCGAAGACCGCTTGCTCATTCCTTCGCCCAAAGTGGCCACCTATGATCAAAAACCTTCCATGAGCGCCCGGGAAGTTACGGACGCCGTCCTGGAACGCCTGGACAGGTACGACTTTATCGTCTTAAACTTTGCCAATCCCGACATGGTCGGCCATACCGGCGACCTGGCAGCCGCCATTGCTGCCGTGGAAACGGTGGACGAGTGTATCGGCCGCATTGCCGCGGCCATGGAGGAACGCCGGGCGCCCCTCCTGGTAACGGCCGATCACGGCAACGCCGAAGAAATGCGGGAACCCGACGGCGAGCCCCATACGGCCCACACCAGCAATCTCGTACCCTTTATTTTAGTCGACGCCGGCTACCGGGGCACTGCCTTAAGGGAAGGGGCCCTGGAGGACGTAGCCCCCACGGTACTGGAAATCCTGGGGCTGCCCCAGCCGGCGGAAATGACCGGGAAAAGCTTGATAGAAAAAGCAAATTAA
- the eno gene encoding phosphopyruvate hydratase: protein MTIINDIYAREILDSRGNPTVEVEVFLEGGGWGRAAVPSGASTGAYEAVELRDKDEKRYQGKGVLDAVNNVNAIIAPELVGMDALDQREVDRQLIELDGTPNKGKLGANAILGVSLAVAKAAADALGLPLYRYLGGVNAHTLPVPMMNILNGGKHADNNVDIQEFMVMPAGAGDFAGALRMGAEVFHSLKAVLKGKGLGTAVGDEGGFAPDLRSNVEAIEVILEAITKAGYEPGKDCFIALDPAATELYKEGKYVFAGEGVTRTSDEMIDFWADLVEKYPIISIEDGLAEDDWEGWQKLTKRLGHKVQVVGDDLFVTNTERLRRGIETGAANAILIKVNQIGTLTETLETIEMAKQAGYTAVVSHRSGETEDTTIADIVVAVNAGQIKTGAPSRTDRVAKYNQLLRIEEELDAAALYPGLKAFYNLKK, encoded by the coding sequence ATGACCATTATCAACGATATCTACGCCCGGGAGATCCTGGACTCCCGCGGCAACCCCACAGTAGAGGTGGAGGTATTCCTGGAAGGCGGCGGCTGGGGCCGGGCGGCCGTGCCCTCGGGGGCTTCCACGGGAGCCTATGAAGCCGTAGAGCTCCGGGATAAAGACGAGAAGCGCTACCAGGGTAAAGGTGTCCTGGACGCCGTCAACAACGTCAATGCCATCATCGCCCCGGAACTGGTGGGCATGGATGCCCTGGACCAGCGGGAAGTAGACCGGCAGCTCATCGAGCTGGACGGTACCCCCAATAAAGGCAAGCTGGGGGCCAACGCTATCCTGGGAGTTTCCCTGGCCGTGGCCAAAGCGGCAGCCGACGCCCTGGGCCTGCCCCTGTACCGTTACCTGGGCGGGGTCAATGCCCATACCCTGCCGGTACCCATGATGAATATTTTAAACGGCGGCAAGCATGCCGATAACAACGTGGACATCCAGGAGTTCATGGTCATGCCTGCCGGCGCCGGCGACTTTGCCGGTGCCCTGCGCATGGGCGCCGAGGTTTTCCACAGCCTGAAGGCGGTCCTGAAGGGTAAGGGCCTGGGTACAGCCGTCGGCGATGAAGGCGGCTTTGCCCCCGATTTGCGTTCCAATGTGGAAGCTATCGAAGTAATCCTGGAAGCCATCACCAAAGCCGGCTACGAGCCGGGCAAAGATTGCTTTATTGCCCTGGACCCGGCGGCAACGGAACTTTACAAGGAGGGCAAATATGTCTTTGCCGGGGAAGGCGTTACCCGCACCAGCGACGAAATGATTGACTTCTGGGCGGACCTCGTCGAGAAGTACCCCATTATCTCCATCGAAGACGGCCTGGCCGAGGACGACTGGGAGGGGTGGCAGAAACTCACCAAACGCCTGGGCCATAAGGTACAGGTGGTGGGCGACGACCTCTTCGTTACCAATACGGAACGCCTGCGCCGCGGCATAGAGACGGGTGCGGCCAATGCCATCCTCATCAAGGTGAACCAGATCGGCACCCTGACGGAAACCCTGGAAACTATTGAGATGGCCAAGCAAGCCGGCTACACGGCCGTTGTCTCCCACCGTTCCGGGGAAACGGAAGATACCACCATCGCCGATATCGTGGTGGCCGTCAACGCCGGCCAGATCAAGACCGGCGCCCCCTCCCGCACCGACCGGGTGGCCAAGTACAACCAGCTCCTGCGCATTGAAGAAGAGCTGGATGCCGCCGCCCTCTACCCGGGCCTGAAGGCCTTTTACAACCTGAAGAAGTAG